A single Desulfobacterales bacterium DNA region contains:
- a CDS encoding mechanosensitive ion channel: MELLIKKWLLDPVVGKIVFSLLAILFTISAVRLAQRISGRYVQNSERRYRLKKIIAFSGYLLVVFLFSIIFSDKLSGLTVAFGVAGAGIAFALQELIASVAGWVSMSFGRFYKIGDRVQLGGITGDVIDIGMLRTTLMECGGWIKADQYNGRIVRVANSFIFKEPVFNYSSDFPFLWDEIVIPVRYGSDYRLARSLFEDILNELTGEYAAQSKAIWHQMTERYMIEDVKVEPVVTLVANDNWVEYTLRYIVDYKNRRVTKDKIFEQLLNSIDETKGRVRLGSTTIELTAAPDLDVRLLQIHAPATDPVNNR, encoded by the coding sequence ATGGAGCTTCTCATAAAAAAATGGCTTTTAGATCCGGTTGTTGGGAAAATCGTATTTTCTCTTCTGGCTATTTTGTTCACTATTTCCGCGGTACGCCTGGCACAACGGATTTCAGGCCGGTATGTGCAAAACAGTGAACGCCGGTATCGGTTAAAAAAAATTATTGCTTTTTCCGGCTATCTGCTTGTCGTTTTTCTGTTTTCTATTATTTTCAGTGACAAACTGTCCGGTTTAACCGTGGCTTTCGGAGTGGCGGGCGCCGGAATCGCCTTTGCCCTTCAGGAGCTGATCGCAAGTGTTGCCGGATGGGTATCGATGTCTTTTGGTCGTTTCTATAAGATCGGCGACAGGGTTCAGTTAGGCGGAATAACGGGAGATGTCATCGATATCGGAATGTTAAGAACGACGCTTATGGAATGTGGCGGCTGGATTAAAGCCGATCAGTACAATGGCCGAATCGTTCGGGTAGCCAACAGCTTTATTTTCAAGGAACCCGTGTTTAATTATTCTTCCGATTTTCCTTTTCTCTGGGATGAAATTGTGATCCCCGTCAGATACGGCAGTGATTATAGACTTGCCCGCAGCCTGTTTGAAGATATTCTTAACGAGTTAACCGGTGAATATGCCGCACAATCCAAGGCTATCTGGCACCAGATGACGGAACGATACATGATTGAAGATGTTAAAGTGGAACCGGTTGTCACCCTGGTTGCCAATGACAACTGGGTAGAATATACGCTTCGATACATCGTGGACTATAAGAACCGGCGTGTCACAAAAGACAAGATCTTCGAACAATTGCTCAACAGCATTGATGAAACCAAAGGACGGGTCCGGCTGGGTTCCACGACAATTGAACTGACAGCTGCACCAGACCTGGATGTCCGGTTGCTTCAAATTCATGCGCCAGCAACGGACCCGGTTAATAACCGGTGA
- a CDS encoding flavodoxin family protein has translation MSNILVVYYSLTGHTRQIAEAIATAQDADFEAIEDTFNRNTGLGRPRSAIEGLLGLRSSITPPRHDPSEYDLVVVGTPVWSARLSSPVRAYLSQQRASLERVAFFCTQGGIGGKWALQNMATVCGQRPIARMIISESQLNTPVAEEKIAQFVSEISMG, from the coding sequence TTGTCAAACATACTCGTTGTATATTATTCACTGACCGGCCACACCCGGCAGATAGCCGAAGCCATAGCCACCGCGCAGGACGCCGATTTTGAAGCCATTGAAGATACCTTTAACCGGAACACAGGTCTGGGACGCCCTCGCTCAGCAATTGAAGGTCTTTTGGGCCTACGCAGTAGTATCACCCCGCCCAGGCATGATCCCAGCGAATACGATTTGGTTGTGGTAGGTACACCTGTCTGGTCTGCCCGACTATCCTCGCCGGTGCGTGCGTATTTGAGCCAACAGCGCGCCTCGCTCGAGCGCGTAGCGTTTTTCTGCACGCAGGGCGGCATTGGCGGGAAGTGGGCACTGCAAAATATGGCCACGGTTTGCGGGCAGCGGCCCATCGCGCGAATGATCATCTCAGAGAGCCAACTGAATACCCCGGTTGCCGAAGAGAAGATCGCACAGTTTGTGAGCGAAATCAGCATGGGCTGA
- a CDS encoding site-specific integrase — MYVTTYGKSKEKKPKSRPDSRLKLMDQVRKVLRYHHYAYRTEQTYCQWILRYVHHFCGKTHPIRLGTRDIERFLSHLVTVGKVSASTIKYRLNAYDL, encoded by the coding sequence ATGTATGTGACAACATATGGAAAGTCAAAAGAAAAAAAGCCGAAATCGCGTCCCGATTCCAGGCTTAAGCTCATGGATCAGGTTCGAAAAGTGTTGCGGTATCATCATTACGCGTATCGCACCGAGCAGACCTATTGCCAGTGGATACTCCGCTATGTCCATCACTTCTGCGGCAAGACCCATCCGATCCGGCTCGGGACCAGGGATATCGAACGGTTTCTTTCCCATCTCGTAACCGTGGGCAAGGTGTCCGCTTCCACTATCAAATATCGCTTAAATGCATACGATTTATAA